In the genome of Triticum urartu cultivar G1812 chromosome 5, Tu2.1, whole genome shotgun sequence, one region contains:
- the LOC125556447 gene encoding uncharacterized protein LOC125556447 produces the protein MLGEMVAGGLTGTELVSTGGAEAGNNPRTTGRGKKKALTMAREKKPLSYRKDRPNREEFMRALREEEPIELREEDEIPRLPRTLGLSLRRPLRLLRRRNGSSAIEEEVAIVIYGVPGSNQSMDTQRPLETIFADLGDSDVEDLQGTIRSGVAQDGFECMVHELFYRTLSSIWAVYSKNPRVVMDLYCSIWNSPIVNSSGGTGRSTSSSIRVVRVI, from the exons ATGTTGGGGGAGATGGTGGCCGGCGGGCTGACGGGGACGGAGCTGGTCAGCACCGGCGGGGCGGAGGCCGGCAACAACCCAAGGACGACCGGCAGAGGGAAGAAGAAGGCGCTGACGATGGCCCGCGAGAAGAAGCCCTTGTCCTACCGGAAGGATCGCCCAAACCGCGAGGAGTTCATGCGGGCTCTAAGGGAGGAGGAGCCCATAGAGCTGAGGGAGGAGGACGAGATCCCCCGGTTACCGCGAACTCTGGGACTGTCTCTACGCCGACCACTTCGGCTCCTTCGACGACGAAA CGGCTCTAGTGCGATTGAAGAGGAAGTTGCGATTGTGATCTACGGAGTCCCTGGCAGCAACCAATCCATGGACACGCAGAGACCACTGGAGACCATCTTTGCTGATCTCGGTGACTCGGATGTAGAAGATCTGCAAGGTACAATCAGGAGTGGCGTAGCGCAGGATGGGTTCGAATGTATGGTGCATGAGCTCTTTTACCGTACCCTGTCATCAATATGGGCCGTCTATTCTAAAAATCCGAGGGTTGTGATGGATCTATACTGCTCAATTTGGAACAGTCCCATCGTCAACAGTAGCGGTGGAACTGGCAGGTCCACGAGCAGCAGTATACGTGTTGTGAGGGTAATTTAG